The Sinorhizobium fredii USDA 257 region GGGATACAGCTGTACGGTCCTGATTGCGAGATCGGCGCTCAGCAGCGTGCCGTAGAGCCGGATGAGGAGGTGCGTTGCTCGAGGGGGTCGCCTTCCTTCACCAGAATTTCCGCCACGTAACCGCCATCGACGTGCTGGACGCGCTTGACGTTCGTCTCGACCAAAAAGCGCCCGGGCACGACAACCGCACCGTGAATGTTGGCGTGAGTGACCCAATAACCAGACCTTGTTCTAGCTGGTTTAAAGCCTCGAGATTTCGGGTTGCGGAGTTCCCTGCCATTCAAGCCGCCATATTGCGCCCTGCCTCAGATTCTGAATAAGAGTGGGATGGAAGGCGACAAAGGCAGGTGCCACCCGTTGCCCTCACGGAAGGATAAATCAGCCCCGGGCTGTCTTCTTCCTTTAATTTCGAACGTGACTACCGGCTTTGCTCAGAGAAGACCATTGTCGAGGATCTCCAAGGCCGCGCGCCAATCTTGCCGCGCGCCGAGGACGCGGATGATCAGGAGGTAGTCGGGCTCGATCCGGTAGATGATGACATGCTGGCCGCTGGGGTGAATGCGAACGGGTACGGCAAATTCGCTTCGCTCCCGCGCCATTTCCGGCATCGCAAGAACGGCCTCAAATGTGCCTGATAAGCCTTCGACGTAGAGATCCGCTTGCTCCACAGACCAGGTTTCCGCAGTATACTGCCAAATGTCCTCAAGATCAGCGCGTGCACGCGGTGTCAGTCGGAGTTCCCATGGACTACTTCGCGCCATGCTGCTCCCGCATGCGTGCATTGAAGCTTGCGGCATCAAATGGTTCAGGCTCCCCACTGGAGAGCCCCTCGTCTATCGCCTGCTGAATTGTCGCGATCGCGGCCTCCCGCTGCTGATCACGGCGAATCAAGTGGCGCACATAGTCACTTGTGTTGCTGAATTCGCCTTGCTTCAGTCGTGTCTCGATCCAGGTCTTCATTGGATCAGGGAGAGAGATGTTCATCGTCGCCATGGGTCGCCTCCGTTCACAGGCCAAACCTTAACACTCGACGCCAAAGCTGCCAAGGAGATTGGCAAAGTTTGCCAAGCCTTCAAATTGGTGCGGCCTTGGTGGAAGACGGGAATGATATCGCGCGTCGCAAGGGGCAAGGAATGCCTAGACGGCGGAATTCGTGAGGGTCTCGGACTTCGTCAGGTTGTCTCTGCCGGCTATTAGCAGGCGGGCAAATGTTCAGGCGGAGTGCGCCCCTTGGGGTGGACATGGATCAGGCTGCTGATTTGCCAGTCTGCCGGATGTGTTGATCCTCGAACTGTTGGGGGCTCAAGTAGGCGAGCGCTGAATGGAGCCGTCGTTTGTTGTAGACCTCCTCGGTGAAGTTGTTGGCACGCGTCGAAGCCGGCGAGGAGGTGATCATTATACGCGCCCTCATACTGGCTGCACGCTAGAGACGAGAGCGCCCGAAACCGAGCCGACGTTTTCGTTTTTCCCGTAATGCGAGTTTGCAGGCCGCGTTCAGCATGACGGCCCTCGCTTTGCCCGTTCCGCGCGTGCCTGGCAAGGCAACTGGAATTGTCCACGCCAGATGCCAGCGCCCCGTGACCGTGCGAACTCCTGAGCATCGGCATAGGCTCCTTTGCTGTACGCTTCCCAATCCACCGCATTCCCGCTTTCGACGAGCCAGTGATTGATCTCGCGGCCGTCAGCGCGAAAGCAGATTCCGACGAAGCGTCCGTATCGGTCGCGCTCGAGCACGTCGCAGCGGGTAGGACGAGAAGCCGTCAGGAATCTGTTCAGTGCGAAGGCAGCATCTTTGCCACATCGATAGGCGCCGCCGTCGCCATCCCCGCATCTTTGCCAGCTCTCCGGCGCATCGACGCCGTGCAAGCGAATTCGCTCTCCTCTGATTTCGATCGTGTCTCCATCGATCACGGTTGCGCGCCCGATGATCGGACCGGCGCCGCCCAGGGCCGGCGAAATTGCAAGAAGCGAGATCTGGGCGGCAGCCAGAAAGTAGCGAAGCATCATTGAGCTGGTCCAATCTGATAAAATCACTGAGGCAGTTGGCACATTGGAATGCTGCCGTTAAGGACGGCGGCTTCATCGGCTGATTCGACCAATCTTGACGACATTCCGATCCTTGTTTCCGCACTTCGAGCAGTGCAGGTGCCTCGCGATGGAGAGTATCGGCCGCTTTGCCCCGAACCGCCGCGCCAGCGCGCGCCTATCAATCCGGCGTTCCCGCCCACACCTGCGGCAGTGACAGAACAGGTCATACCATTCCGGAAGGTTCGCGAAGGTGATCTCGTCGGGAGGGCCGGCCGGCGCCGCACCGTCGGCCGGTTCCATCGGGAGAGCTTGTCATCCTGGTCGGGCAGTGTCTCTCGATAGACCAGCCGACAACGGTCATAGAACTTGTTGCCCGTTTTCACGCATCCGTTCGCAATCGCCAATTCCGTCAACAGAGCGGGCATGGTGCGGTCCCCGGTCCGCTTGAGCATGGCCCTCGCGTCGTAGCATCTTTTTACCCCGCATTCACATTCGATCCGGATCTTGCGTCCGACAAGCTCGGACAGCCACCAGGCACCAGCTCTAGGCATTGCGTGGCTTCCAATCTGGCCGGTGTTCGAGACAGAACCAGTTCGGCTCCGATTTCCCGACGGCGAACCCAAAGGCACCCCATCTTTTGCAGTCGGGATGCTCGCAATAGTGCACGTACAGCGTTGTATCGTGCTTGGCCGCGCCTTGCTCGTCGCTCACGTCGTCACCTCATCCTGGCGCTCCGGGCAGGGCGACCAGCCGCGAGTGAAGCCCAGAGCCATCGCAATCTGAGCCAGTGCCAGTTGTTCTCGCAGATGCTTGCAGTCGGCGAGGAGCGTCCGGATGGTAGCTTCTGCGTCGCCGCCATGCCAGGCAAGTGCTGACGCGACCGCATCCATCCAGGTGTCGAATTCCTCGATGTCGGAAGTATGCTTCTCGGCAGACATAACGACTCCTTCTCCGCGCACGCACGGAGACTTTTGCCCCACGGGTTTTCAGATTGGCGGCCGCAACGCCGATGAACGTTCCTATTATGTTCCGGTGGTGCTGAGAGTCAATGCGGCCCGCAGCCGTTGATACTCCCTTTGTGCAGCTTTTGCTAATTTGTGCCTTCTTCTACCATCGTCAGGCGAAATGGGGGGGTGGCATGATTTATCGACAAGGCGCCCGAAAGCAGCAACAGCGTTCTGCGCTTTTTGCAGCGCCGGGATTATTGGGCGCGGCGCTCGCGGTCGGCGCAGCCGGCGGCATCACCTTCAGCGACCTTCTTGGTTTGTGGAACGGCTCAGGTGGCGAATCTTGCCACATCAAGGGTAATGTCAGCGTCACGGGAGAGAGAATTTTCCACGTGCCCGGGCAAGAGTATTACTCGCAAACCCGGATAAGTCCGGCATATGGGGAACGCTGGTTCTGTTCGGAATTTGAGGCGTGGGCCGCAGGTTGGCGGAAATCGTATCGCTGAGGCTTTTTTGCGGCGCCGCCCGTTTTAATCTTGCGATGGCCATATCTTCATCAAAAAAGCCGCATGGCACGCCTCCGCCAGACCCTATGCCGGCGCGCGTCGACCCGTGCATTGCGATGCTCGTCGACAAGCCGCCAAAAGGTCCGGAATGGGCCTTCGAGGTGAAATGGGATGGCTATCGGTTGGCGCTTCATATCGAACCTGACAGAATCCGCATCATAACGCGGGGTGGGTACGACTGGACGCACCGCTTTCCGTCGATCACCGCCGAGACGCGGCAGCTCCGGCTCAAGACTGCCATACTTGATGGCGAGGCGGTCGTTCTCGACGAGCAGGGCCGATCCGATTTCGGCATGTTACAGCGCGCCCTCGGCCGCCGTCCCTCCGCGCATGAGCCCGGCGAAATCATCCTCTTTGCTTTTGATCTCCTCTATCTCAATGGCCGCGACCTGCGCCGACTGCCGCAGCGGGAGCGCCGACGCATGTTGGAGCCACTTGTTGCAGGCCACGAGGGCGCCATTCGCTTGTCTGAAGAGGTTCAGGCAGACGGCGACGAGTTTCTCCGGGTCGTCTGCGAGCTCGGGCTCGAAGGTATTATCGCGAAGCACCGCGAGGGGCCATATCGCTCAGGCCGAAACGATGCGTGGCGCAAGATCACCTGCACCCGCCGCGACAGTTTCGTCATCATCGGCTTCGAGCCATCGACCGTTACCGACGCAATCGGGCGTCTGCTGTTAGCGGCGCGCAGAGGCGGCGAACTCGTCTATGTCGGAGGCTGCGGAACCGGCTGGACGCGTGAAGAGTCGGTGAAGCTTCGGGAGTTGCTAGGGGAGATCGAGACGGATTCGCCGGCGGTGAACCTGAAGCGGAAGGGCGCGGTCTTCACGGAGCCTTTCCTCGTCGCGGAAATAGCGTATCGCGCCTGGACGGAAGACGGCAAGCTGCGGCATCCGTCGTTCAAGGGGATCAGGGAGAGGGCGGATGATTTGACGATATACGAACTGAAGTAGCTCGGCTTCCGTGCGGTTTATGCGTGCGGCGAGAGTGCCAGACCAGCAGGAGCGATCGGCGGCGTGACGAGAGCCTACGGGTATTTGTAAAAGACGTGACCTTTTGCCCAGGTCACTGTTCCGTCCTCTGCTCGCTCCCAAGCTATCTTCGCATTCATCGGGTACGGACAACCCTCTTGGTGAAACTGACCCAGACGCACTCTCGGAGCATGATCACCGCAAGGTGAGGAAATCTGGAACCCTTCTCCCTGCAGGTGACGTTCCAAAGCCGCAGCATCACCGGGGGCCGGGAACCGCATCCGCAATCGCCTTGTGAGCTCCGGTGAAACGCCTTCTGGCCCGCGGCTACGAAGAAAATTTTCGGGAGGGGGGCACCCGTTGGTCCACCAGCCTCCCGACGCTTCCAAATTGCGGAGCAGCGGAGGCAGAGGCGGATGGCACTCCCCTAGCCCGCATCCCGAAAGGAAGGCGCAAAGGCTCACTAACAATGCGCTCTTACGGAAACGGGTATTCAGAGGCAGATGTCGCACAAAGGACTTTCGGGATTGGTGCCCTCCCACGAGCTCATCGGGCTGTCTGGCTGCCCCACGAACGACGCCAAGCTGCGTCTCTGGCGTTTCTCAGTTTAATCGCATCGTCGCGGCGCTTCCGGTCGGCCGCTCTCTCTTCGTCAGTAAAGCCGCTCACGCACTCCCCTTCGTCTCGCTACCATCGTCCAGATCATAGATGGGCAGAAAGCCGTATTCCTCCAGCCATTCGCGAATGATGAGGCGGATTATCCCTTCTTGCGCCATCTCGAGCAATTCGCAGGCGACGCCAAGCGCCGACTCGACGTCGCCGTCGGACATCTGTGTACCCACCTTCTCAGCGTGAACTGTTGTCGCCATGCCTGCCCCCAACTCATTACAACCTCACAGATTGAAGGGTCTCACAGCACACGTTCCAGTCAAGGATTACAGCCCCCTTCAAAGGGGTAAAACAACCGGCTAAATGACTGGAAAAATTGGGCTAAGACCTTTGTCGCGAGTCTCCTAAGACCAAGGTCTTAAAGTCCCTTGCCCCGAGCGAATTCCTCACCTCGGCGGAAACTTTGTGATGCGTATCCATCCGAGCAGGGCCGCAGGATTCTGGGCGCCGCGCGTGGTAACGTCGGTTCATGGAGATCGATGAGGACAAGATCGACGATGCCGTTTTGGCGCTGTTATGGCTGACGCTGCATAACGAGCGTTGTGCCTGGAAAGGCTTCGACTGGGCAACGACGGATCGGCTTCACAAGAAGGGCATGATCGCCGACCCAGTCAACAAGTCGAAGTCATTGATCCTGACCGATGAAGGCCTGGAGCGTTCAGAAGCGTTGTTCCGGAAGCTGTTTACCCGGCCGCCGCGATAGCGGTCCCTTGCTGTGCCTTCCATTGCCAAGGCAGCAGTTCGTGCAGGCGGGAGACGGGAAGATCGGCGATGCGGGCGAACACATCGGCGAGCCACGCCTTTGGGTCGACGTCGTTGAGACGGCAGGTCGTGATGACGGAGAGCATGATGGCGGCACGATCGGCCCCACGCTGGGAGCCGGCGAAGGTCCAGTTTCGACGCCCGAGTGCAATTCCTCTCAGAGCGCGCTCGGCCGTATTGTTCGTGAGACAAATCCGGCCATCTTCGAGGAAACGGGCAAAACCATCCCATCGCTTCAGCATGTAATCGATCGGCTCGATCACCTCGGACGATTTGCTGAGCGTGGCGCGCTCCCGTTTCAGCCACTCGTGCATGTCATCGAACAGCGGCTTGCTCTTTTCCTGCCGTCCGGCCAACCGTTCTGCGGCGCTCAATCCATTGATCTCGCGTTCGATCTCAAACAGCGCATCGTACCGTTGGACGGCCTCCAGGGCGATCGGCGAGATCGGCTTGCCCTTGCGTTTGCGGTCGCGGGCATTTTTCTGGATGTCGGCCAGTTCAAAGAATTTGCGCCGCGCATGCGCATGGCAAAAGGCGAAGGTGATCGGTACCGCTTTCTTTTCGGCGACACTGAGCGGCTCGAAGCCATTGTAGCAATCACTCTGCAGAATGCCGCCATACCCGGCCAGGTGCTTCTGCGGATGCTCGCCGCGGCGGTCGCTCGACGCATAGTATATGGCCGCCGGCGCTGCCGCGCCGCCGTAGGACCGGTCATCGCGCACGTAGGTCCATATTCGCCCGGTCGTGCATTTGTCTTTGGCCTGAATGGGGATGGTGGTGTCATCGCCAAAAAGGCGCTCGGCCGCGAAGACATGCGTCTCGATCAGATCAAAGATCGGCAGGAGCGCGGCCGTTCCATACCCGACCTGGTCGGCCAGCGTCGAGGTCGAAAGCTCGATGCCCTCGCATTTGAACCGGGTGCTCTGGCGGTTGAGAGGGCTATGCATGCCAAACTTGTCAAAGAGGATCGTCGCCAGCAGATGAGGACCGATGAAGCCGCGCGGCGTGGCATGGAACGGCGCCGGCGGCTGGCTGATCGCCTCGCAGTCTCGGCAGGTAAATTTCTCCCGCACCGTCTCGATCACTTTGAACCGACGCGGAATCTCTTCCAGCGTCTCGGTGACGTCTTCGCCCAGCTTTGAAAGCCGTGATCCACCGCAGCATGCGCAAGTGGCCGGGGGATCGATGACCACGCGCTCGCGCTCGATATCCTCCGGCCACGGCTTTCGTACCGGTCGTTTGCGCGTGAACGAACGCACGCTCGAGGTCTTGGCGGCAGCCGCCTGCGCTGCGGCTTCATCCTCCGTCGCCGCCATCACCAGTTCTTCGAGCTGCAATTCCATCTGGTCGATCAGGCGCGCCGTGCGCTCAGATCGCTTTCCGCGCAGTTCGCGCTTCAGCTTTTCGATCGCCAGCTCCAGACTGGCAATCACGGCCTCGCTGTCGGACAGCATGGCCTGCGCATTGGCGGCTTGCGCCACCGCAATGTCCCGCTCGGCGACGACGGTATCGCGCTCGGCAACAACGACATCACGTTCAGCCTGCAACATCTCACGCTCGGAAAGCAGCGCCAGATAGGCGCTCGCAAGGTCCGCAGGAAGATCCACAGGCTTCGAGGTCATGAAGCCATTCGATCAGATTCCCTCAATATTTTCAATGCAATAATGCTATCCGACCCGTGTCGGACGCCAGGTTTCCTGCGGATTGCGCCAATCGATCCCGGACAACAAATAAGACAATTGCGCCGCTGAGATCGCTACCGCGCCGCCCTCCATATTCGGCCAGATAAACCGGCCCTTCTCCAGCCGCCGGGTAAAAAGGCAGGCGCCCAGACCATCATGCCAGATGATCTTCAAAATATCCGATCTGCGCCCCCTGAAGACGAAGAGGTGCCCTGACAACGGATCATGCTTCAGAACCTCCTGCACCCGAAGCGCCAGGGAGGGAAAGCCACAGCGCATGTCCGTATAGCCCGTCGAGAGCCAGACCTTGACCCCTGTTCCCATCGGAAACGGATTCACCGCAGCGCCTCCAGTCCGCGCAGGATCCGAAGCAGCGCTTCAACGTCGACATCGCGTCCCACGATCACACGGCGACCATTGGCGCTGACAACCTCCATAAGCCCACTTTGTGCCGTCGAAGAATTGGTCGGCGCAACAACCGGCATGCCTGGCTCCGGGACCAACAGTGCAGGAATAAACCCTTCACTCCCCCGGCCATTGCCGAGCCGTCCCTCGCGAGCTGCTTTACGCCAATCGTTCAACTGAAAGCGTGTGATCCCATGGCGACGTGCTGTTGCCGTGACCTGACGCGGGGCGGAATAACTCTCCGCCACGATCGCAAGTTTGGCCTCGTTGCTGAAACGGCGACGCCGCCCGCTATCGACAATCTCCATACGGCTGACTTGCGGCCGCTTCTCTATCGTTAAATCCACGGTTCTCACACTGTCTATATTGACGTCCATATAGACAGAACATCCAGTTCGCCTCACTTCCCAGCAAGGCGGCTCTCCTCGGATGCGTACTGTGATGCCACAACGCGTTACCTGCAATCGCTCCTCGCAGTGTGCCCCATGCGGAATCCCCAAGGAGCGAAGAGTCCCAGAGACGACTCGGCGCCCGTCCAATCAGCGGGCGCTTTGGATGAGGGGAGAACGAAAATGCGGCCCGGCGAAGGGCATCATCAGCTTTTCCCGCGGCTCAGGTTTCTAGCCGCGCTCGCCGGTCCCGCAATTATCCTCGCGCTTGCAATCGCCGCTTCCGAGTGGCTGACCATCGAGGTAAACCCACCCTTGGCACCACATACGATCGCTGTGGTATCGCACTGACGACCCGGAAAAAAAATGCCGGGGCGAACCCGACCTTCCGTGATCGGCTCCCGCCGCTGCCAGTATATCTGTGGCGTATTGAAGAAAGCCGGCTCGCCCACAAGCAATAAAAAACCCCGCGCATGGCGAGGCAAGTCGCGCATACAGTTTGGCTCAGCCTGGACCTCGCTGTCGTCCGCCAGATCGCTGATCGCATTTATGTCCTCTATTTTGGCGAGGTCGTCGAGGAGGGGCCGCCGGAGACGGTCATCGGCAATCCGCAGCACCCGTATACACGTCGCCTCGTTGAATCGATCCCCCGCTCGGCTATCCGACTCGCCCCCTGACGCAACTCACCTGCATGGCATTCGATGCATCCTTACTCGCGCCCGCGCCGAGGGATCGGGGCCTTTACGAATTTGCCCGGCTGGAGGCGATCAGGCGGCTTTTCTTCGCCCGGCCTCCGACTGAGGGGGTGCGCGAAAATCTGCCCATGGATCGGCGCTCAATGTTTGAAGTCGCGTTAGGTGTGTTCTCCACAATGCAAGGCGGATGCCCGTCGCAAAGGGCGATAGGAAAAGCTCGTTCCTAAAGAAGGCAACAAGACTGTCGCGGGCGCTTGGTGGGCAGGAACTGAAAGCCATTGGCGCGAGATAATCTGGTCAAGCGTCAATGTAGCCTTTGCACCGGTGCATCTACGAAGCATCGTATACCATCGCGCTGAACAGTGGCCAGGAATTCTTGGAACGCATCTCGATCGGTGTCAAAGGTGTTATCCCAGACGGTCGTGTTCCCTTCCTGGTCGAATACCTCAAGCACCCAATCGAGATTGGTGTCGGCAGGACGGTAAATACGCAAGATGACGGTTACATCGTCATCGATGAATTCGCCGGAGAATTCTGAGAACTCGTACTGCTGTTCGCTTTCGGTCATCGGCCTTTATAGCATGAGGCGGACGGCATCGCCCTACACTTTCAGCACCCGCGCGTGATCTTTGCTTGCTGCTGCCGGGGGCAGTCGCGCCGCGATTACCCCATGTGTAGCTGGGCGGTAGCGAAGCCGCTCGCGAGCGCGCGGCGCAGCGGTGGTCAGCCCTTTCGTTCAGAATACGTGCCCCACGAGCGGGTTCCTTCAAGCGGAGCAGCTTGCCCGGGGGCAGTCGGTCCCGGTTTCCGCCCGTCGGGCGGCGCTAACGCTAAAACCTCCTGCGGCTGCCCTGTCACCGGTCACGCGGCGCGCGAACGGGCTTCGGCGCTAAAGCGCCTGCGCCTGGTACGCCCTTTTTTGGTAGGCACTCGGAAGCCAATCGGTCCGGCACCGCCTTGACTTACGCGCTTCTGCGAAACTGACGCGCCGGTCGAATGGAGTCCGGATTGAGAGTACTGAAGACATGCAGCCAGAACGTGAACTCGCCCTCGCGCTTTTCCACCCAGGCTTCGATCGCGCGATGCGCCGCGGCGGTTTTCGCGTCGCAGCCAAAGACCTCCATCGCAAGTTTCACAGCCGCCGCCACCGCGACATCATCTTTCGCGCGCGTCTCGTTCGACGGGCGAGGGCTATGCTTTAATTGTTTCGACATGACGACTCTCCTTCAAGAGTCCGGCGCAAGACGATGTGGCCGGACGCTCTCATAGCGATAATCTTGATCGCATCGTCCGGAAGCACAGGCTCCGCTCATGTCGGCTGAGTTGAACGCTAATTGATTTCCCGCAAAAGGGGAAGGTCGTTTTTTTGCGCGAGGTTGCGGCGCGGGCTCGTGCGCCTCACCCGGTGAATGCGCTGGCCATGTGTCTTGCGACGACCAGACGGGATCAGGCCCCACCCGGGCGATCAGCATGAACAGGCTCAAAACAGTCAGTCAGAGCTTTTGACACGACCCTGGCAATGAAGCCCGTTGCGGCCGCACGTGGCGCAGCCTCTTCCTGGGCGAAATCGCCAAGTACCCTCTCCGGAACAGTCAGGATGGCATCAACGATCCCATCGACGACTTCCTCGAGAGCTACATCTTCCGAGTTCCTCCGAAACAGGACCTGGGGCGGCATACGCAGCAAAAGGTGGATCGCAATCGCCCTTGTTGTCCTCTCCCGGTCGACAAGAAGCATGCCTCGCAGCTCGTCGTCGATGTCCATCGGCGGAGCGTGAAACACAGCGGCGCTCAGATCATTGCCCAATATTCTCCTCCAACGTCTTTTCGTTTGACCGCAGTGGTCCTGTCAACGCGCTGATCGGCATCACGACCTGCCGGGGGTGAGCCTCAAGACGCCCCTCGTGGGCACGGCCTGCTGACGCACTGCACACAGCGACGGCGGCTGGTTCTGTCGGGCAAACTTAACATCTCTGCGCCGAGGCAGTTATCGTCGTCTTGCTATCCGGGGGCCGTCGCCGCGACTGCTTTGATCGTGATGTCGGCGGCTATGTGACGGTCACCTTGAGCGGTCAGGCTAGCCGCATAAGCCCTTCGGGCGCCCCCGCG contains the following coding sequences:
- a CDS encoding type II toxin-antitoxin system RelE/ParE family toxin, with protein sequence MPQASMHACGSSMARSSPWELRLTPRARADLEDIWQYTAETWSVEQADLYVEGLSGTFEAVLAMPEMARERSEFAVPVRIHPSGQHVIIYRIEPDYLLIIRVLGARQDWRAALEILDNGLL
- a CDS encoding type II toxin-antitoxin system ParD family antitoxin — protein: MATMNISLPDPMKTWIETRLKQGEFSNTSDYVRHLIRRDQQREAAIATIQQAIDEGLSSGEPEPFDAASFNARMREQHGAK
- a CDS encoding thermonuclease family protein — protein: MMLRYFLAAAQISLLAISPALGGAGPIIGRATVIDGDTIEIRGERIRLHGVDAPESWQRCGDGDGGAYRCGKDAAFALNRFLTASRPTRCDVLERDRYGRFVGICFRADGREINHWLVESGNAVDWEAYSKGAYADAQEFARSRGAGIWRGQFQLPCQARAERAKRGPSC
- a CDS encoding sunset domain-containing protein, which encodes MIYRQGARKQQQRSALFAAPGLLGAALAVGAAGGITFSDLLGLWNGSGGESCHIKGNVSVTGERIFHVPGQEYYSQTRISPAYGERWFCSEFEAWAAGWRKSYR
- the ligD gene encoding non-homologous end-joining DNA ligase, coding for MAISSSKKPHGTPPPDPMPARVDPCIAMLVDKPPKGPEWAFEVKWDGYRLALHIEPDRIRIITRGGYDWTHRFPSITAETRQLRLKTAILDGEAVVLDEQGRSDFGMLQRALGRRPSAHEPGEIILFAFDLLYLNGRDLRRLPQRERRRMLEPLVAGHEGAIRLSEEVQADGDEFLRVVCELGLEGIIAKHREGPYRSGRNDAWRKITCTRRDSFVIIGFEPSTVTDAIGRLLLAARRGGELVYVGGCGTGWTREESVKLRELLGEIETDSPAVNLKRKGAVFTEPFLVAEIAYRAWTEDGKLRHPSFKGIRERADDLTIYELK
- a CDS encoding DUF6429 family protein, with the translated sequence MEIDEDKIDDAVLALLWLTLHNERCAWKGFDWATTDRLHKKGMIADPVNKSKSLILTDEGLERSEALFRKLFTRPPR
- the tnpC gene encoding IS66 family transposase, with the translated sequence MTSKPVDLPADLASAYLALLSEREMLQAERDVVVAERDTVVAERDIAVAQAANAQAMLSDSEAVIASLELAIEKLKRELRGKRSERTARLIDQMELQLEELVMAATEDEAAAQAAAAKTSSVRSFTRKRPVRKPWPEDIERERVVIDPPATCACCGGSRLSKLGEDVTETLEEIPRRFKVIETVREKFTCRDCEAISQPPAPFHATPRGFIGPHLLATILFDKFGMHSPLNRQSTRFKCEGIELSTSTLADQVGYGTAALLPIFDLIETHVFAAERLFGDDTTIPIQAKDKCTTGRIWTYVRDDRSYGGAAAPAAIYYASSDRRGEHPQKHLAGYGGILQSDCYNGFEPLSVAEKKAVPITFAFCHAHARRKFFELADIQKNARDRKRKGKPISPIALEAVQRYDALFEIEREINGLSAAERLAGRQEKSKPLFDDMHEWLKRERATLSKSSEVIEPIDYMLKRWDGFARFLEDGRICLTNNTAERALRGIALGRRNWTFAGSQRGADRAAIMLSVITTCRLNDVDPKAWLADVFARIADLPVSRLHELLPWQWKAQQGTAIAAAG
- the tnpB gene encoding IS66 family insertion sequence element accessory protein TnpB (TnpB, as the term is used for proteins encoded by IS66 family insertion elements, is considered an accessory protein, since TnpC, encoded by a neighboring gene, is a DDE family transposase.); protein product: MNPFPMGTGVKVWLSTGYTDMRCGFPSLALRVQEVLKHDPLSGHLFVFRGRRSDILKIIWHDGLGACLFTRRLEKGRFIWPNMEGGAVAISAAQLSYLLSGIDWRNPQETWRPTRVG
- the tnpA gene encoding IS66-like element accessory protein TnpA, whose protein sequence is MDVNIDSVRTVDLTIEKRPQVSRMEIVDSGRRRRFSNEAKLAIVAESYSAPRQVTATARRHGITRFQLNDWRKAAREGRLGNGRGSEGFIPALLVPEPGMPVVAPTNSSTAQSGLMEVVSANGRRVIVGRDVDVEALLRILRGLEALR
- a CDS encoding ABC transporter ATP-binding protein is translated as MARQVAHTVWLSLDLAVVRQIADRIYVLYFGEVVEEGPPETVIGNPQHPYTRRLVESIPRSAIRLAP